In Neomonachus schauinslandi chromosome 6, ASM220157v2, whole genome shotgun sequence, a genomic segment contains:
- the CCDC190 gene encoding coiled-coil domain-containing protein 190, with protein sequence MERHMVTGPVYKHFDLERKNARWAEARLSQRLQGLEHICLYHMKLLTREQRQLQKELQRLQQDIIKKKLSSYLGSGIQKRPEDVLEPSPPGGQKHRVPQANKVRALATNSTQGIYKIKSQMPPFDHAGLRDSVKSTEQSLSQNYKASHFTAEKPQAREKDCLRPPKGKDSNKGISILCQDQDVSINILDQCPGSSPAGGRGKAHTDEARSQDANLKPDPNAGRQSPLNPRECAGNLKHESITPTFLELFVKVRNAHYLQHRVPPESERLLSIGEIFGHKESFQPRGGQEYENRAGFLRL encoded by the exons ATGGAGAGGCACATGGTCACAGGTCCTGTGTATAAGCACTTTGATTTGGAGAGGAAGAACGCCAGGTGGGCCGAAGCCAGACTCAGCCAAAGACTGCAGGGACTGGAGCACATCTGCCTGTACCATATGAAGCTGCTGACCCGGGAGCAGAGACAGCTCCAGAAAGAACTGCAGAGGTTGCAACAAG ATATTATCAAGAAAAAGCTCTCCTCTTATTTGGGGAGTGGAATTCAGAAGAGACCAGAAGATGTCCTTGAGCCCTCACCACCAGGAGGACAGAAGCACCGAGTTCCGCAGGCAAATAAAGTTAG AGCACTGGCCACCAACTCAACCCaaggaatatataaaatcaaGTCCCAGATGCCTCCTTTCGATCACGCTGGCCTAAGGGACTCCGTGAAAAGCACGGAACAGTCACTCTCTCAAAATTACAAAGCTTCCCACTTCACAGCAGAGAAGCCACAAGCCCGAGAGAAAGATTGTCTAAGACCCCCAAAGGGCAAAGACTCCAACAAGGGCATCTCTATTCTGTGTCAAGATCAAGATGTCTCTATCAACATCCTAGACCAATGCCCTGGTTCCAGCCCAGCTGGTGGGAGGGGAAAAGCACACACTGATGAGGCCAGATCACAGGATGCCAACCTAAAGCCAGACCCCAATGCTGGCAGACAAAGTCCCCTGAATCCCAGGGAATGTGCAGGAAATTTGAAACACGAGTCCATAACACCTACCTTCCTAGAGCTGTTTGTGAAGGTCAGAAATGCCCACTACCTCCAGCACAGGGTTCCCCCTGAGTCTGAGAGGTTGCTTAGTATTGGGGAGATATTCGGGCACAAGGAGTCCTTCCAGCCCAGAGGAGGACAGGAGTATGAGAACAGGGCGGGCTTCCTTCGTCTCTAA